The Gemmatimonas aurantiaca T-27 DNA segment GGGACGGTTCGTGTGATCACACGGCGTTCCTCCTCCGCCCTCTGAATAGCGCCGCTGGGACCATTTCCCCCGGTTTCCACACGGTTCGTCACAGCGATACAACGCTGGGTGGCTTCCTGACGTTATCTTGGCGGATTCCCCTGAACGGTGCCCCGGCTCGATGCCGGGGCATCGTGCCCTCAGACCCGCCGTTCGCACCGCGAATGCCAGCCATTGCAACGCCGACGCCTGCGCGTCGGTTTTTCATACAGCCCGCTCTCCCTCCTCGCGCGGCGTTTCTTCTCCTCATGGCGCTCGGCGCCTGCAAGGAGCAAGTGCGTCCGCAGCGCCCGACGCCCACCGTTTCGGTAGAACCGGCAGCGAAGGGGGCGCTTCCTTATATCGTCGTTGCCAACGGCCAGGTCGAGCCGAACCGCACCGTCGCTGTGCAGTCGCTCGTGTCCGGTCAGTTGACACGTATCGCGATCGCTGAAGGCGATGAAGTCTCGCAAGGACAGGTGTTGTTCGAGATCGATCCTCGGCCTTTCCGCGCGGAACTGCAGCGGGTGCAAGCCACCCTGGCACGCGACGAGGCGACCTTGGTGCGTGCACGTGCCGACTCGGCGCGCTTTGCAGCACTCGCCAGCGACGGGTACGTCACGAAGCAGCAGCTCGATCAGGCCTTCGCTGAAGTGTCGGCGCTGTCCGCCACCGTGTCTGCCAACCGCGCCTCGCTCGATCGGGCACGATTCGATCTCGAAAACACCGTGGTCAAGGCGCCGATTTCCGGTCGCACCGGCCAGTTGTTGTTCCGCGCCGGCGCGCTCGTGCGCGCTTCCACCGACCAGCTCGTGACAATCAATGAGCTGCGTCCGGTGTTGGTGCGTTTCCCCGTGCCTGAAAAGGACTTCGAGGAGATGCGTCGCCGCGCGGGTGTCGACAAGCCGTTGGCGGTGAAGGTCACGCCCAATGGCGCCGACACGACCAAGTCGATCAAGGCCACTCTGACGTTTGTCGACAATCAGGTCGATCGCACCACCGGCTCGGTGCTGCTCAAGGCGCGCGTGCCCAATGAAGATCGCGCGCTGTGGCCCGGTCAGTTCGTGAGCGTCGGTCTGCAACTCGATGTCGAGCAGAACGTGATCACCGTGCCGTCCATTGCGGTGGTGACCACGGGCACGACGTCGTTTGTGTATGTGATGGAAGACGGCAAGGCGAAGCGCACGGTGGTGAAGCCGGGCCGCCTCGCCGGTTCGCTCATTCGTGTGGACAGTGGCCTGGTAGGTGGTGAGCAAGTCATCATCGAAGGGCAGACGCGCTTGTCCGATGGTGCGTCGGTGCGCCTGCGTGGCGAAGAAGGTGATCGCCCACGCAAGGCCGATTCCGGCGGTGGACAGCGTGGTGGTAACGGTGGTGCCGGCAGCGCGGCCAATTCGCCGCGGGGCAATGGCGGGCAGTCCGGAGGCCAGGGAGGCCAGGCGCGATGAGCGACGAACGGCAGCAGCAGAACGACGGGGCCGGTGAGCCGGTCGAAGGCATGAACATCAGCGAGATCTGGATCCGGCGACCCGTCATGACGACGCTCGTCATGTCCGCCATCCTGATCTTCGGTGTGCTCGCGTATCAGAGGCTGCCGGTCAGCGATCTGCCCACGATCGACTACCCCACGATCACCGTCTCGGCCAACCTGCCCGGCGCAAGCCCGGAAGTCATGGCGGCGTCGGTGGCGACACCTCTCGAGCAGCAGTTCGCGACGATTTCCGGCATCGACAACATCACGTCGGGAAGCTCGCAGGGCAGCACCAATGTCACGATCCAGTTCAATCTCGATCGCGACATCGACAAGGCGGCTGCCGACGTACAGTCGGGCATTTCCAAGGCGCTGCGTCAGTTGCCGCAGGGGATCAACCCGCCCTCGTACAACAAGGCCAACGCGGCCGACGCGCCGATCATGATGTATTCGCTCAACTCCGACGTGCTTTCGCGCACGGAGCTGAACGAATACGCCGAGACATTCATTGCGCAGCGCTTGAGCACCATCACCGGTGTGGCGCAGGTGCAGGTGTTCGGTTCGGCCAAGTACGCCGTGCGCGTGCAGCTCGACCCGAGCGCACTCGCGCAGCGTGGTATCGGCATCGACGAAGTACAGTCGGCCATCAACTCGGGCAACTCGAACTCACCGGCCGGCGTGCTGATGGGTCCGAACCAGTCGTTCACGCTGCAGGCCACCGGTCAGCTCAAGAACGCGGCGGAGTTCCGCGCGCTGGTCGTCGCCTATCGCAACGGTACGCCCGTGCGACTCGGCGATCTGGGCAACGTGTTCGACGGTCTGCAGAACATGCGTGGCATGAGCGAGCTCAATGGTCGCTCGAATATCTCGCTCGCCATCATCCGCCAGCCCGGTGCCAATACCGTGGGCACGGCGAAGGGTGTCGATGCGGCCATGCAGGAGATGCTGCCGCAGTTGCCGCCCAGTGTGCAGGTCGAAACCATCTTCAACCGCGCCGAGAGCATCGAACACTCGGTGTGGGACGTGCAGTTCACGCTGCTGCTGACGGTGGCGCTGGTCGTGATGGTGATCTTCCTGTTCCTGCGCAACATGCGCGCGACCATCATCCCGTCGCTGGCGCTGCCGTTCTCGATCATCGGCACCTGTATCGTGATGTACGCGCTGGGTTTCAGTTTGAACAACCTGACGCTCATGGCGCTCACCCTCGCCGTCGGCTTCGTGGTCGACGACGCCATCGTGATGCTCGAGAACATCGTGCGTCACATGGAAATGGGGAAAGGTCCCATACGCGCGGCGCTCGATGGCTCACGAGAAATCAGCTTCACGATTCTCTCGATGACGCTGTCCCTGGTGGCGGTGTTCATCCCGCTGCTGTTCATGCCGGGCCTGGTGGGCCGCCTGTTCCGTGAGTTCGCGGTGACGATCGGCGTGGCCATCCTCGTGTCCGGCTTCGTGTCGCTCACGTTGACGCCCATGCTGGCCGCCAAGTTCCTCAAGGGCGGCGAAGGTCATGCGGCCACCGAAGGCAAGTGGCGCTCGGTGGAGCGCCTCTACCAGGGCACGGAAAAGTTGTACGTCGATTCACTGAACTGGGTGATGCGGCACCGTCCGCTCACCATGTTGTTCAGCGCGCTGACGCTGGCCGCCACGGTGGTGCTGTTCGTCATCATTCCGAAGGGCTTCCTGCCGTCTGAAGATACCGGTCGTCTGCAGGGCTCCGTGGAAGGACCGGAAGGCATCGGGTATGACGCGCTGGCGGCGAAGGTGCGTGAAGTGGGTGCCATTCTCACCAACAATCCCAACGTGAAGTTCGCGTTGATGTCGGTGGGTGGCGGTGGTGGTGGTGGCAGCAACAGCGGCCGTATCCAGCTCACCCTCGTCGATCGCGCTCAGCGCAAGCACGTGGACGAAGTGATGCGTGAACTCACGCGCGCCACGTCCGGTGTTCCGGGGGTGCAGGTGTTCTTCCGCAACCCGCCACCGATCAACATCGGTGGACGTCGCGGCAACAGCGCCTACTCCGTCTCGCTGCAGGGCTCCGATATCGCCGAGTTGTACACGGCGGCGCGCGCCCTCGACCAGCGCATGCGTGAACTGCCTGGACTCGAAAACGTGTCCAGCGACCTGCAGGTGGGCAATCCGCAGGTGTCCGTCACGATCGATCGTGAACGTGCTTCGGCGCTCGGTGTGACGGCCAGCCAGATCGAAAACGCCATGTACAACGCCTACGGGCAGCGTCAGGTGTCCACGATCTACACGCAAGTCAATCAGTATCAGGTCATCCTCGAGTTGCTGCCGGAATTCCAACGTGATCCGGCGTCACTCAGCCAGTTGTTCATCCGCTCCAACACCGGCAATCAGGTACCGCTTGGTGCAGTGGCAACCTTCACCAAGGGTGTCGGGCCGCAGTCGGTGCAGCACAACGGTCAGCAGCCCGCTGTATCGATCTCGTTCAATACGCGACCGGACGTAGCGCTGGGTGATGCCGTGAATGCGGTGCAGCAGGAAGCGGCGGCCGTGTTGCCGACGGGTGTGACGGCGGTGCTGTCCGGTGACACGCAGGCCTTCGCGCAAGCACAGAGTGGTCTGTTGGCACTGCTGGTGGTCGCGATCTTCGTCATCTATGTGGTGCTGGGCATCCTGTACGAGAGCTTCATCCATCCGCTGACGATTCTCTCTGGCTTGCCGTTCGCAGCCGTGGGTGCCTTGGCGACACTGATGCTGTTCGGCAAGGACTTGAGCGTCTACGCCTATGTCGGTGTGATCATGCTCATCGGTCTCGTGAAGAAGAACGCGATCATGATGATCGACTTCGCGATCGAGGCCGAGCGCAAGGAAGGGATGAATCCTACCGACGCCATCCTCGAGGCGGCGCGTGTGCGATTCCGCCCGATCACGATGACCACGATGGCGGCGCTCATGGGTACACTGCCGATCGCCATCGGCTATGGCGCCGGTGCCGAGTCGCGTCAGCCGCTCGGACTCGCAGTGGTGGGCGGCTTGGCGTTCTCGCAGCTCATCACGCTGTATGTGACGCCGGTGGTGTACACCTATCTCGATGCCTTCGTGAAGCGCCGGGAAGCGCGTCGTAAGCGTGCGACCTCTTCCACGCTGGAGCCGGCGACGGTGGCGGGGGATTGAGGTAGGCGCTTCGCGCTTTTGTATCTAGAGGAATCAGGGGGAAAGTTGGAGAGGGAGCAGATCGATAGGACTGACGCAGTCCTGTAAATCTGCTCCCTCTCCAACTTTCCCCCTGATTCCTCTAGATATCCATGACGCCGTGGCGCCCAAAGCCAGTCGTTAGAACTCGATCTGCGTCCCCAGCTCCACCACACGATTCGGCGGGATATTGAAGAAGTCCGTCGCCGATCGTGCATTCCGCGCCATGATCGAGAACACGATCTTGCGCCACTTCGACAGGGTGATCTTGTCTCCCGGCTTGGCCGGGATCGGAATGAGTCGCTCGCGCCCGAGGAAGTAGCTCGTCTCCATCGGCTTGCAGCGAATGCCCATCTGATCCACCACCTCGAGGATCTGAGGCACGTTTGGCGTCTGCATGAATCCGTATGACGCGATCACACGCCAGAACCCATGACCGAGTGGCAAGACGCGCACGCGCTCCGAGGCACTGGTCTCCGGAATGTCGGCCGTCTTCACCGACACCAGCAGTACCCGCTCGTGCAGCACCTTGTTGTGCTTGAGATGGTGCAACAGCACCGGCGGCACGCCATCATCATTGCCCGTCATGAACACGGCCGTGCCGGGCACCCGATGGACCTTCGACTGCGCCACACCATCGAGGAAGAGCGTGATGGGCATCGTGCCTTCCGCGAGGCGCTGCATGAGCAGCGCACGTCCGCGCTTCCAGGTGAGCATCAGGACAAA contains these protein-coding regions:
- a CDS encoding efflux RND transporter periplasmic adaptor subunit gives rise to the protein MALGACKEQVRPQRPTPTVSVEPAAKGALPYIVVANGQVEPNRTVAVQSLVSGQLTRIAIAEGDEVSQGQVLFEIDPRPFRAELQRVQATLARDEATLVRARADSARFAALASDGYVTKQQLDQAFAEVSALSATVSANRASLDRARFDLENTVVKAPISGRTGQLLFRAGALVRASTDQLVTINELRPVLVRFPVPEKDFEEMRRRAGVDKPLAVKVTPNGADTTKSIKATLTFVDNQVDRTTGSVLLKARVPNEDRALWPGQFVSVGLQLDVEQNVITVPSIAVVTTGTTSFVYVMEDGKAKRTVVKPGRLAGSLIRVDSGLVGGEQVIIEGQTRLSDGASVRLRGEEGDRPRKADSGGGQRGGNGGAGSAANSPRGNGGQSGGQGGQAR
- a CDS encoding efflux RND transporter permease subunit; translated protein: MNISEIWIRRPVMTTLVMSAILIFGVLAYQRLPVSDLPTIDYPTITVSANLPGASPEVMAASVATPLEQQFATISGIDNITSGSSQGSTNVTIQFNLDRDIDKAAADVQSGISKALRQLPQGINPPSYNKANAADAPIMMYSLNSDVLSRTELNEYAETFIAQRLSTITGVAQVQVFGSAKYAVRVQLDPSALAQRGIGIDEVQSAINSGNSNSPAGVLMGPNQSFTLQATGQLKNAAEFRALVVAYRNGTPVRLGDLGNVFDGLQNMRGMSELNGRSNISLAIIRQPGANTVGTAKGVDAAMQEMLPQLPPSVQVETIFNRAESIEHSVWDVQFTLLLTVALVVMVIFLFLRNMRATIIPSLALPFSIIGTCIVMYALGFSLNNLTLMALTLAVGFVVDDAIVMLENIVRHMEMGKGPIRAALDGSREISFTILSMTLSLVAVFIPLLFMPGLVGRLFREFAVTIGVAILVSGFVSLTLTPMLAAKFLKGGEGHAATEGKWRSVERLYQGTEKLYVDSLNWVMRHRPLTMLFSALTLAATVVLFVIIPKGFLPSEDTGRLQGSVEGPEGIGYDALAAKVREVGAILTNNPNVKFALMSVGGGGGGGSNSGRIQLTLVDRAQRKHVDEVMRELTRATSGVPGVQVFFRNPPPINIGGRRGNSAYSVSLQGSDIAELYTAARALDQRMRELPGLENVSSDLQVGNPQVSVTIDRERASALGVTASQIENAMYNAYGQRQVSTIYTQVNQYQVILELLPEFQRDPASLSQLFIRSNTGNQVPLGAVATFTKGVGPQSVQHNGQQPAVSISFNTRPDVALGDAVNAVQQEAAAVLPTGVTAVLSGDTQAFAQAQSGLLALLVVAIFVIYVVLGILYESFIHPLTILSGLPFAAVGALATLMLFGKDLSVYAYVGVIMLIGLVKKNAIMMIDFAIEAERKEGMNPTDAILEAARVRFRPITMTTMAALMGTLPIAIGYGAGAESRQPLGLAVVGGLAFSQLITLYVTPVVYTYLDAFVKRREARRKRATSSTLEPATVAGD